The following are encoded in a window of Lampris incognitus isolate fLamInc1 chromosome 15, fLamInc1.hap2, whole genome shotgun sequence genomic DNA:
- the snx9b gene encoding sorting nexin-9b isoform X3, protein MANKAQVLYDFTAELGNNELTVKEGETVTITNQHIGGGWIEAQNSRGEVGLVPEDYIELSKQFPSVAGVGTTAAAPSLGHVAPPDLSFFDAFAPASVTPQNQASNGNDPWSVWNTDATGGSSNNWASKPEGSQTGKSAAADPWSSVAQSHPQAYQGPGAEDDEWDDEWDDVKSSGGYGESESGESGAMQRGGAHGSSMKISLNKFPGFSKSGPELYLLCKQLVKGKDKLSIYMGEVGPVWSYPDSQLDCVVADPKKGTKMYGLKSYIEYQITANTTNRPVNHRYKHFDWLYERLLDKFGSAIPIPSLPDKQVTGRFEEEFIKMRMERLQGWMTRMCRHPVISSSDVFQLFLTYKDEKDWKMGKRKAEKDETVGVMIFSTIEPEAADMDPVEVEQKCEQFSRFTRAMDDGVKEILTVGQEHWKRCTGPLPKEYQRIGKAFQNLSSVFTSSGYQGEATLTDAMTAAGKTYEEIAQMVAEQPKKDLHFLMETNNEYKGLLGCFPDTIGVHKAAIEKVKEGDKLVATSKITPQEKVTMAKRVSTMSYALQAEMNHFHSNRIYDYNRVMQLYLEEQVKFYETIAAKLRQAHSQFTTM, encoded by the exons CATATTGGAGGGGGCTGGATTGAAGCACAGAATTCCAGGGGAGAAGTTGGTCTGGTGCCAGAGGACTACATCGAG CTCAGTAAGCAGTTCCCGTCAGTTGCAGGGGTGGGAACCACAGCAGCTGCTCCGAGTTTAGGACATGTTGCTCCTCCAGACCTGTCCTTTTTTGATGCTTTTGCTCCCGCATCAGTGACCCCCCAAAACCAG GCTAGCAATGGTAATGACCCATGGTCTGTGTGGAACACAGATGCCACGGGGGGGTCCTCCAACAACTGGGCATCCAAGCCAGAGGGCAGCCAGACTGGAAAGAGTGCTGCTGCTGACCCCTGGAGCTCTGTAGCCCAGAGCCACCCTCAGGCCTATCAAGGCCCAG GAGCAGAGGACGACGAGTGGGATGATGAATGGGATGATGTCAAGTCCTCTGgaggttacggcgagtctgaatCGGGGGAAAGTGGAGCTATGCAGAGAGGCGGAGCTCATGGCTCCTCCATGAAAATCTCCCTCAACAA ATTTCCTGGTTTCTCCAAGTCTGGTCCAGAGCTCTACCTCCTGTGCAAGCAGCTTGTTAAGGGCAAAGACAAGCTTAGTATCTAT ATGGGGGAAGTTGGTCCGGTGTGGTCTTATCCAGATAGCCAGCTAGACTGTGTGGTGGCCGACCCCAAAAAAGGCACCAAGATGTATGGCCTGAAGAGTTACATTGAGTACCAAATCACAGCTAAT ACCACAAACAGACCAGTCAATCACAGATACAAGCACTTCGACTGGCTATACGAGAGACTCCTGGACAAGTTTGGGTCAGCCATCCCCATCCCTTCCTTACCCGACAAGCAAGTGACAG GGCGCTTTGAGGAGGAATTCATCAAGATGCGTATGGAGCGTTTGCAGGGCTGGATGACGCGGATGTGCAGGCACCCGGTCATCTCCAGCAGTGATGTATTTCAGCTTTTCCTCACCTACAAGGATGAGAAG GACTGGAAGATGGGCAAGAGAAAAGCAGAGAAGGATGAGACGGTGGGAGTGATGATCTTCTCCACAATAGAGCCTGAAGCTGCAGACATGGACCCTGTAGAAGT GGAGCAGAAATGTGAGCAGTTTAGCAGGTTTACCAGAGCCATGGATGACGGGGTGAAGGAAATCCTCACGGTGGGCCAGGAGCACTGGAAGAGATGCACGGGGC CTTTACCAAAGGAATACCAGAGAATTGGCAAAGCCTTCCAAAACCTCTCCTCTGTCTTCACCAGCAGTGGATACCAAG GAGAGGCCACTCTGACGGATGCCATGACAGCTGCGGGAAAGACGTATGAAGAGATCGCTCAGATGGTGGCGGAGCAG CCCAAAAAAGACCTCCACTTTCTTATGGAGACCAACAACGAATATAAGGGTCTCCTGGGATGCTTCCCTGATACCATCGGAGTACATAAG GCAGCCATAGAGAAGGTGAAGGAGGGTGACAAGCTGGTGGCCACCAGTAAAATCACCCCTCAGGAAAAGGTCACGATGGCTAAACGAGTCAGCACCATGTCATATGCACTACAAG CTGAGATGAACCACTTCCATAGCAACCGCATCTACGACTACAACAGGGTCATGCAGTTGTACCTGGAGGAGCAAGTCAAGTTTTACGAGACg ATTGCTGCAAAGCTGAGACAAGCACACAGTCAGTTTACCACCATGTAG
- the snx9b gene encoding sorting nexin-9b isoform X1 has product MANKAQVLYDFTAELGNNELTVKEGETVTITNQHIGGGWIEAQNSRGEVGLVPEDYIELSKQFPSVAGVGTTAAAPSLGHVAPPDLSFFDAFAPASVTPQNQVNSGDLSPQPDTPDTPAPPSLPSLNEVTITGEASNGNDPWSVWNTDATGGSSNNWASKPEGSQTGKSAAADPWSSVAQSHPQAYQGPGAEDDEWDDEWDDVKSSGGYGESESGESGAMQRGGAHGSSMKISLNKFPGFSKSGPELYLLCKQLVKGKDKLSIYMGEVGPVWSYPDSQLDCVVADPKKGTKMYGLKSYIEYQITANTTNRPVNHRYKHFDWLYERLLDKFGSAIPIPSLPDKQVTGRFEEEFIKMRMERLQGWMTRMCRHPVISSSDVFQLFLTYKDEKDWKMGKRKAEKDETVGVMIFSTIEPEAADMDPVEVEQKCEQFSRFTRAMDDGVKEILTVGQEHWKRCTGPLPKEYQRIGKAFQNLSSVFTSSGYQGEATLTDAMTAAGKTYEEIAQMVAEQPKKDLHFLMETNNEYKGLLGCFPDTIGVHKAAIEKVKEGDKLVATSKITPQEKVTMAKRVSTMSYALQAEMNHFHSNRIYDYNRVMQLYLEEQVKFYETIAAKLRQAHSQFTTM; this is encoded by the exons CATATTGGAGGGGGCTGGATTGAAGCACAGAATTCCAGGGGAGAAGTTGGTCTGGTGCCAGAGGACTACATCGAG CTCAGTAAGCAGTTCCCGTCAGTTGCAGGGGTGGGAACCACAGCAGCTGCTCCGAGTTTAGGACATGTTGCTCCTCCAGACCTGTCCTTTTTTGATGCTTTTGCTCCCGCATCAGTGACCCCCCAAAACCAG GTCAATTCTGGGGACTTGAGTCCCCAGCCGGACACCCCTGACACCCcggctcccccctccctcccatccCTCAATGAGGTAACAATTACAGGGGAG GCTAGCAATGGTAATGACCCATGGTCTGTGTGGAACACAGATGCCACGGGGGGGTCCTCCAACAACTGGGCATCCAAGCCAGAGGGCAGCCAGACTGGAAAGAGTGCTGCTGCTGACCCCTGGAGCTCTGTAGCCCAGAGCCACCCTCAGGCCTATCAAGGCCCAG GAGCAGAGGACGACGAGTGGGATGATGAATGGGATGATGTCAAGTCCTCTGgaggttacggcgagtctgaatCGGGGGAAAGTGGAGCTATGCAGAGAGGCGGAGCTCATGGCTCCTCCATGAAAATCTCCCTCAACAA ATTTCCTGGTTTCTCCAAGTCTGGTCCAGAGCTCTACCTCCTGTGCAAGCAGCTTGTTAAGGGCAAAGACAAGCTTAGTATCTAT ATGGGGGAAGTTGGTCCGGTGTGGTCTTATCCAGATAGCCAGCTAGACTGTGTGGTGGCCGACCCCAAAAAAGGCACCAAGATGTATGGCCTGAAGAGTTACATTGAGTACCAAATCACAGCTAAT ACCACAAACAGACCAGTCAATCACAGATACAAGCACTTCGACTGGCTATACGAGAGACTCCTGGACAAGTTTGGGTCAGCCATCCCCATCCCTTCCTTACCCGACAAGCAAGTGACAG GGCGCTTTGAGGAGGAATTCATCAAGATGCGTATGGAGCGTTTGCAGGGCTGGATGACGCGGATGTGCAGGCACCCGGTCATCTCCAGCAGTGATGTATTTCAGCTTTTCCTCACCTACAAGGATGAGAAG GACTGGAAGATGGGCAAGAGAAAAGCAGAGAAGGATGAGACGGTGGGAGTGATGATCTTCTCCACAATAGAGCCTGAAGCTGCAGACATGGACCCTGTAGAAGT GGAGCAGAAATGTGAGCAGTTTAGCAGGTTTACCAGAGCCATGGATGACGGGGTGAAGGAAATCCTCACGGTGGGCCAGGAGCACTGGAAGAGATGCACGGGGC CTTTACCAAAGGAATACCAGAGAATTGGCAAAGCCTTCCAAAACCTCTCCTCTGTCTTCACCAGCAGTGGATACCAAG GAGAGGCCACTCTGACGGATGCCATGACAGCTGCGGGAAAGACGTATGAAGAGATCGCTCAGATGGTGGCGGAGCAG CCCAAAAAAGACCTCCACTTTCTTATGGAGACCAACAACGAATATAAGGGTCTCCTGGGATGCTTCCCTGATACCATCGGAGTACATAAG GCAGCCATAGAGAAGGTGAAGGAGGGTGACAAGCTGGTGGCCACCAGTAAAATCACCCCTCAGGAAAAGGTCACGATGGCTAAACGAGTCAGCACCATGTCATATGCACTACAAG CTGAGATGAACCACTTCCATAGCAACCGCATCTACGACTACAACAGGGTCATGCAGTTGTACCTGGAGGAGCAAGTCAAGTTTTACGAGACg ATTGCTGCAAAGCTGAGACAAGCACACAGTCAGTTTACCACCATGTAG
- the snx9b gene encoding sorting nexin-9b isoform X2, which yields MANKAQVLYDFTAELGNNELTVKEGETVTITNQHIGGGWIEAQNSRGEVGLVPEDYIELSKQFPSVAGVGTTAAAPSLGHVAPPDLSFFDAFAPASVTPQNQVNSGDLSPQPDTPDTPAPPSLPSLNEASNGNDPWSVWNTDATGGSSNNWASKPEGSQTGKSAAADPWSSVAQSHPQAYQGPGAEDDEWDDEWDDVKSSGGYGESESGESGAMQRGGAHGSSMKISLNKFPGFSKSGPELYLLCKQLVKGKDKLSIYMGEVGPVWSYPDSQLDCVVADPKKGTKMYGLKSYIEYQITANTTNRPVNHRYKHFDWLYERLLDKFGSAIPIPSLPDKQVTGRFEEEFIKMRMERLQGWMTRMCRHPVISSSDVFQLFLTYKDEKDWKMGKRKAEKDETVGVMIFSTIEPEAADMDPVEVEQKCEQFSRFTRAMDDGVKEILTVGQEHWKRCTGPLPKEYQRIGKAFQNLSSVFTSSGYQGEATLTDAMTAAGKTYEEIAQMVAEQPKKDLHFLMETNNEYKGLLGCFPDTIGVHKAAIEKVKEGDKLVATSKITPQEKVTMAKRVSTMSYALQAEMNHFHSNRIYDYNRVMQLYLEEQVKFYETIAAKLRQAHSQFTTM from the exons CATATTGGAGGGGGCTGGATTGAAGCACAGAATTCCAGGGGAGAAGTTGGTCTGGTGCCAGAGGACTACATCGAG CTCAGTAAGCAGTTCCCGTCAGTTGCAGGGGTGGGAACCACAGCAGCTGCTCCGAGTTTAGGACATGTTGCTCCTCCAGACCTGTCCTTTTTTGATGCTTTTGCTCCCGCATCAGTGACCCCCCAAAACCAG GTCAATTCTGGGGACTTGAGTCCCCAGCCGGACACCCCTGACACCCcggctcccccctccctcccatccCTCAATGAG GCTAGCAATGGTAATGACCCATGGTCTGTGTGGAACACAGATGCCACGGGGGGGTCCTCCAACAACTGGGCATCCAAGCCAGAGGGCAGCCAGACTGGAAAGAGTGCTGCTGCTGACCCCTGGAGCTCTGTAGCCCAGAGCCACCCTCAGGCCTATCAAGGCCCAG GAGCAGAGGACGACGAGTGGGATGATGAATGGGATGATGTCAAGTCCTCTGgaggttacggcgagtctgaatCGGGGGAAAGTGGAGCTATGCAGAGAGGCGGAGCTCATGGCTCCTCCATGAAAATCTCCCTCAACAA ATTTCCTGGTTTCTCCAAGTCTGGTCCAGAGCTCTACCTCCTGTGCAAGCAGCTTGTTAAGGGCAAAGACAAGCTTAGTATCTAT ATGGGGGAAGTTGGTCCGGTGTGGTCTTATCCAGATAGCCAGCTAGACTGTGTGGTGGCCGACCCCAAAAAAGGCACCAAGATGTATGGCCTGAAGAGTTACATTGAGTACCAAATCACAGCTAAT ACCACAAACAGACCAGTCAATCACAGATACAAGCACTTCGACTGGCTATACGAGAGACTCCTGGACAAGTTTGGGTCAGCCATCCCCATCCCTTCCTTACCCGACAAGCAAGTGACAG GGCGCTTTGAGGAGGAATTCATCAAGATGCGTATGGAGCGTTTGCAGGGCTGGATGACGCGGATGTGCAGGCACCCGGTCATCTCCAGCAGTGATGTATTTCAGCTTTTCCTCACCTACAAGGATGAGAAG GACTGGAAGATGGGCAAGAGAAAAGCAGAGAAGGATGAGACGGTGGGAGTGATGATCTTCTCCACAATAGAGCCTGAAGCTGCAGACATGGACCCTGTAGAAGT GGAGCAGAAATGTGAGCAGTTTAGCAGGTTTACCAGAGCCATGGATGACGGGGTGAAGGAAATCCTCACGGTGGGCCAGGAGCACTGGAAGAGATGCACGGGGC CTTTACCAAAGGAATACCAGAGAATTGGCAAAGCCTTCCAAAACCTCTCCTCTGTCTTCACCAGCAGTGGATACCAAG GAGAGGCCACTCTGACGGATGCCATGACAGCTGCGGGAAAGACGTATGAAGAGATCGCTCAGATGGTGGCGGAGCAG CCCAAAAAAGACCTCCACTTTCTTATGGAGACCAACAACGAATATAAGGGTCTCCTGGGATGCTTCCCTGATACCATCGGAGTACATAAG GCAGCCATAGAGAAGGTGAAGGAGGGTGACAAGCTGGTGGCCACCAGTAAAATCACCCCTCAGGAAAAGGTCACGATGGCTAAACGAGTCAGCACCATGTCATATGCACTACAAG CTGAGATGAACCACTTCCATAGCAACCGCATCTACGACTACAACAGGGTCATGCAGTTGTACCTGGAGGAGCAAGTCAAGTTTTACGAGACg ATTGCTGCAAAGCTGAGACAAGCACACAGTCAGTTTACCACCATGTAG
- the LOC130124816 gene encoding angiopoietin-related protein 7-like yields MWSALCVVILVLEAKANNPDPNAQHNGGGSQCGEYTNQVMENGMCRLVATLPQLDEQRCPDMFRCTDEVSYWLHENDDRKQQILTLKETISELQEELRNHRHRIKVLEMQSEEKHHVNASMEQRFHELEVHYAEATTLLHLQGTLILDLQNQLHNLTMLVERVKRSPGCMINIVRPNPLMSAQEALHPEVHHVRNCPIDCASIYYSGVRRSGLYTVVPSLGGMPVEVYCNMDTDGGGWTVIQRRVDGSVSFDRSWRDYRDGFGDLNSEFWLGNDHIHDLSTQGDYSLRIDLEDWSNKHKHALYQSFSVEDEEHQYRLHVSGFSGTVQDSFSWYHDKQGFSTPDSGNICAEISHGGWWYNQCFYANLNGVYYRGGRYTPKGRGPLGPDGIVWYSWRDSDYYSLRKVSMMIRPRTFRNRMSP; encoded by the exons ATGTGGTCTGCTCTTTGTGTCGTCATCTTGGTCCTGGAGGCCAAAGCGAACAACCCGGACCCTAACGCTCAACACAATGGTGGGGGCTCCCAGTGTGGGGAGTACACGAACCAG GTGATGGAGAACGGGATGTGTCGGCTAGTGgccacactgcctcagcttgacGAACAGAGGTGCCCCGACATGTTCCGCTGCACCGACGAGGTTTCCTACTGGCTTCATGAGAATGACGACAGGAAGCAGCAGATCCTGACGCTGAAGGAGACCATCTCTGAGCTGCAGGAGGAGCTGAGGAATCACAGGCACCGCATCAAGGTCCTGGAAATGCAG AGTGAGGAAAAGCACCACGTGAATGCCTCCATGGAGCAGCGTTTTCATGAGCTGGAGGTGCACTATGCTGAGGCCACCACCCTACTGCACTTACAGGGCACTCTCATTTTGGACCTACAG AACCAGTTGCATAACCTGACAATGTTGGTGGAGAGAGTGAAAAGGAGTCCCGGTTGCATGATCAACATAGTCCGTCCCAATCCTCTGATGAGCGCCCAGGAGGCGCTGCACCCAG AAGTTCACCATGTGAGGAACTGTCCCATTGACTGCGCTTCTATCTACTACAGTGGAGTGAGGAGATCAGGTCTCTACACAGTGGTGCCATCCTTAGGGGGAATGCCTGTGGAGGTCTACTGTAATATGGACACTGATG GTGGTGGCTGGACTGTGATTCAGAGGCGAGTGGACGGCTCGGTGAGTTTCGACCGGAGCTGGAGGGATTATAGGGATGGTTTTGGTGATCTCAACTCCGAGTTCTGGCTGGGCAACGACCACATCCATGATCTGAGCACCCAGGGGGACTACAGCCTCCGTATTGACCTGGAGGACTGGAGCAACAAGCACAAACACGCCCTCTACCAGAGCTTCAG tGTGGAAGATGAGGAACATCAGTACCGTCTTCATGTATCAGGCTTCAGTGGCACTGTGCAGGACTCTTTCAGTTGGTATCACGACAAGCAGGGCTTCAGCACCCCCGACAGTGGTAACATCTGTGCTGAAATCTCCCACGGGGGCTGGTGGTACAACCAGTGCTTCTACGCCAACCTCAATGGAGTCTACTACAGG GGAGGCCGCTACACCCCGAAAGGGCGGGGGCCCCTGGGGCCCGACGGCATCGTTTGGTACTCGTGGAGAGACTCCGACTATTACTCCCTCCGCAAAGTCAGCATGATGATCCGCCCACGCACCTTCCGAAACCGCATGTCACCCTGA